From a region of the Pseudanabaena sp. ABRG5-3 genome:
- a CDS encoding TIGR04376 family protein, producing MGLLEDISRFLETRLEEFIRNNPQIELQILEDKLRQQEEEIAKLIITSKQEEKNLQDRILEIAEEIRVWHDRTVKAESFDRPDLANLAKEREAALLRQGNQIWAQMELVKKRAIDSQSLQVQIQERRKEVQAKIAEAAKAAKAKSPASTPLNWDNLYTPPFRDPNDKLEETFRRWEMDEELERLKRNLGK from the coding sequence ATGGGGTTACTAGAGGATATATCTCGCTTTTTAGAAACTCGTCTAGAGGAATTTATTCGCAATAACCCCCAAATCGAATTGCAAATCCTCGAAGATAAGTTACGCCAGCAAGAAGAGGAAATTGCGAAATTAATTATTACTTCTAAACAAGAAGAAAAAAATCTACAGGATCGCATTCTGGAAATAGCCGAAGAGATCCGCGTCTGGCACGATCGCACTGTCAAGGCGGAATCCTTTGATCGTCCAGATTTAGCAAATCTAGCTAAAGAACGGGAAGCCGCCCTCTTGCGTCAAGGTAATCAAATCTGGGCGCAGATGGAACTAGTTAAAAAACGGGCGATCGATAGCCAATCCCTACAAGTCCAAATCCAAGAACGGCGTAAGGAGGTACAAGCCAAAATTGCAGAGGCTGCCAAAGCGGCTAAGGCAAAGTCTCCTGCTAGCACACCCTTAAACTGGGACAATCTCTACACGCCTCCCTTCCGCGATCCGAATGACAAGCTAGAAGAAACATTTCGACGTTGGGAGATGGATGAAGAGCTTGAGCGTCTCAAACGTAATTTGGGCAAGTAG
- a CDS encoding DUF4079 domain-containing protein — protein sequence MDLKDAFALLHPAIAVVIVFPLIGMVVNRAILVRQRRLLTKAGEKSKIPPIVGSEHVETGLWLSIAVVGVALIGLAFAITSKMIAKDVLTTDPLRVVFVAVMFIVTTASMTFLCRSKVTIWKVVFAVLTSMGLIVIGCQPEVYRLDRQWFISHYYYGVASAILMIISVAIAQDIYKDKSDRWRTAHIILNCLALLLFLGQGITGARDLLDIAPSWQASYLGKCDFTNKACPQIK from the coding sequence ATGGATTTAAAAGATGCCTTTGCTTTATTGCATCCTGCGATCGCAGTTGTCATTGTATTTCCCCTAATTGGCATGGTCGTCAATCGCGCTATCCTTGTGCGTCAGCGTCGCCTCCTCACTAAAGCTGGCGAAAAGAGTAAAATCCCACCAATAGTTGGTTCTGAACATGTAGAAACTGGACTATGGTTAAGTATTGCTGTTGTCGGCGTAGCACTAATAGGTTTGGCATTTGCCATTACCTCCAAAATGATTGCAAAAGATGTTTTAACAACAGATCCATTGCGAGTGGTCTTTGTTGCCGTGATGTTTATCGTGACTACCGCATCAATGACATTTCTTTGTCGTAGCAAAGTGACTATTTGGAAAGTGGTCTTTGCGGTACTGACAAGTATGGGATTAATTGTGATTGGCTGTCAGCCAGAGGTTTATCGACTCGATCGCCAATGGTTTATTTCCCATTATTACTATGGTGTTGCTTCGGCGATTTTGATGATCATTTCCGTTGCGATCGCCCAAGATATTTACAAAGACAAAAGTGATCGTTGGCGCACAGCCCATATCATTCTCAATTGTCTAGCTCTATTACTATTTCTAGGACAAGGAATTACAGGCGCAAGAGATTTATTAGATATTGCTCCCAGTTGGCAAGCATCGTACCTTGGCAAATGTGACTTCACCAATAAAGCCTGTCCACAGATTAAATGA